Below is a window of Cryobacterium sp. PAMC25264 DNA.
GGGAGTCGGGTCGGACTTGCCGGGGTAGCGCACGATCTTGATCAGGGTCGAGGGCTTCTCGGCGAAGGCCGCGTCGAAGACATCCTGTGGGGCGCCGAGGGAGAGTGCCCACGCCTGCATCAGCCGGAGGGCGACGTCATTGAGCTCGTCGCGCCACTGGGTCATGACCTCTTCGAGGGCGGGCAGGTTCTCCGGCCACTGATTGGGCCCCTCGAGGCGCAGGTAGTCGGCGTCATCCGCCGTGAGGTCGAGCGCCGGGCGCTCCGCGCCGATGTCGATCTGCTCGCGCCAGTCCACCTTGCCTTGGGTGAGCTCGCCGCCTACCCGGGTGTAGCCGCGGAAGTGCGGGCTCTTGAGGTTTTCGATGGCCATCTTGTCGTCTTCGGGCAGGTTGAAGAACGCCCGCGAGGTGGTCATGACACGTTCGATCAGCTCGGCGGGGACGCCGTGGCCGGTGAGGTAGAAGAATCCGTACTCGTGGGTCACTTCGCGCAGCTCGGCACGGAACGCCGCGGCTTCCTCGGGGCCTGCGTCGAGCCTGGAGAGGTCCAGGATCGGCAGGGAGAGGGCGGCGGTGGGGGCGTCGGCTGAAGTTGTCATGACAACTATTCTGCCAACAACCGACACCAACGGGCCGGGTGTTACAGCGGATTGCCGGGCTCGAAGATCCTGCGCGCCAGCATCCGTTGAACGCCGCCGTATCGCAGAAAACGCGGACGAGGTGGGTTCAGGCGTCGGATTTGAGCAGGCAGCGCGCGGCCTTGATCTCCTCGGCCGTGCCCGGCTGCACGCGCGCGGGGATACCCAGCAGGATCGAACGCGCCGGCGCATCCTTGGTGACCACGGCGTTGGCCCCGACGGTGCACCATTCGCCCAGGGTGATGGGGCCGAGAATCTTGGCGCCGGCGCCCACGGTGACACCGTCGTGCAGCAGCGGATGGCGCCGGGCCCCGGCTACGACCCCGTGCCGGCTCTTCCCGCCCAGGGTGACCCCGTGGTAGAGCATCACGTCGTCACCGACCACGGCGGTCTCGCCGATCACCACGCCCATGCCGTGGTCGATGAACAGCCGACGGCCGATGCTCGCACCGGGGTGGATCTCCACCCCGGTGAGGAAGCGGGCGAACTGCGAGAGCAGCCGGGCGGGCAGCCGGTAGCCGCCGAGCCATAGCCGGTGGGTGATCCGGTAGGCCCAGACGGCGTGCACGCCGCTGTAGCCCAGGACAACCTCGGCCTTACTGTGTGCGGCGGGGTCGTGCCGCTGTGCCATCGCAATGTCTTCGCGAACGCGGGCGAACACTCCCATGCCGGGCACCAGTCTTCTCGTCGGTCGAAGGGAACGGATGTCTAGTCGACCAGGTCTTCGTAAAGGACAGTACTGATGTATCGTTCCCCGAATCCGGGGACGATGACGACGATGGTCTTGCCGGCGTTCTCGGGCAGCTTGGCCTGCTCGAGGGCGGCCCAGACGGCGGCGCCGCCGGAGATGCCGGCGAGGATGCCCTCCTGGGTGCCGAGGGCGCGCGCGGTGGCCACCGAGTCGGCGAGGGTCACATCGGTGACCTCGTCGTACACGTGGGTGTCCAGCACGCTCGGCACGAAGTTGGCGCCGATGCCCTGGATCTTGTGCGGGCCGGGTGCGCCGCCGTTGAGGATGGGGGAGTCCTTGGGTTCGACGCCGATGACGCGCACCGAGGGCTTGCGCTCCTTGAGTAACTGGCCGGCTCCGGTGATAGTGCCGCCGGTTCCGATGCCGGCGACAAGCAGGTCGACGGCTCCGTCGGTGTCGTCCCAGATCTCCACGCCCGTGGTGGCCTTGTGGATGGCCGGGTTGGCAGGGTTGTCGAACTGACGCGCCCAGATCGCACCGGGTGTCTCGGCCACGATCTCCTGGGCCTTCTCGACGGCGCCGCGCATGCCGGCGGCCCCCGGGGTGAGTACGAGTTCTGCGCCGTATGCGCGCAGCAGGATTTTGCGCTCCTTGCTCATGGTTTCCGGCATGGCCAGGATCACCTTGTAGCCGCGGGCCGCGCCCACGAGGGCCAGCGCGATGCCGGTGTTACCGCTGGTGCCCTCGACGATGGTTCCGCCGGGCAGGAGCTCTCCCGAGGCCTCTGCGGCGTCGACGATGGCGATGCCGATGCGGTCCTTGACGCTGCTGGACGGGTTGTAGAACTCGAGCTTGGCCAGCACCGTGGCGGTGGAGTCGCCGGTCAGCCGGTTGAGCTTGACCAGCGGGGTGCCGCCCACCGTCTTGGTGATGTCTGAGTAGATCCGTGCGGACATCGATAGACCTTTCCTGTGGGCTCACCTGGAGCCCGACTTGTACGGACGTGCCGCGGGGAGTTAGCGCCGCCACCGGGGAGTTCTGCAGCATCCCTCGTTCAGCCTAGAGCCCGACGATACCCACAGAGTTGCGTAAGATTCCACTTTGTGACAGCTCCCAGCAACGCGCCAGCCCAGCCCTCCCCGAATCCCACGACGGTCACCCGTCTGCGCGAGCTGGCGACCGCCACGCTCGGCCAGTCCGGAATTGCTGACCCGGAGGTCGACGCCGATCTGCTGATCGGCTTCGTACTCGGCCAGAGCCGGGGCCAGGTGCAGGCCTCCGCCATCCTCGGCACTGCCCTCGGCGACGCGGACGCGACGAGCATCCTGGCCCTCGTCGAGCGTCGCGCCCGCCGCGAACCCCTGCAACACATCACCGGACGGGCGCCGTTCCGGGTGCTCGAACTCAACGTGGGCCCGGGCGTGTTCGTTCCCCGCCCCGAGACCGAAGGGGTCGCCCAACTCGCCATCGACGCCCTGCGCTCGATGGCCGATCCCGAGCCGATCGGCGTGGACCTGGGCACCGGCAGCGGCGCCATCGCCCTGGCTCTGGCCACCGAGGTGCCGCACGCCCGGGTGTTCGCCTGCGAGAACTCCACCGACGCGTTCCCCTGGACAAGCCGTAACTTCGCCGAGGTTGCTGCCCCCAACGCTCGTCTGGTGTTCGCCGACCTCGCCGAGGCCTTTCCCGAACTCGACGGCACGGTGTCGGTCGTCGTGTCGAACCCGCCGTACATCCCCGCCGACGCGATTCCGCGGGACCCCGAGGTGCGCCTGTTCGACCCGGCCCACGCCCTCTACGGCGGCCCGGACGGCCTGGATGTGGTGCGGCTGGTCTCGCAGACCGGCCTGCGGCTGCTGCGCGCCGGCGGCGTGCTCATCATCGAGCACGGCGAGCTGCAGGGCGCCGAGATTCGGGCGCTGCTGGACGCCGACGGCTGGCGGGCCACAGCCACCCACCGTGACCTCACCACCCGTGACCGCACGACGACGGCGTTACGGCCGTGACCGCATCCGGGCCGCCTGGCGTCGGAGCTGCCGCCACCGCGGGCCTGCGACAGCTGACTCCGGAAGAGCTGGCGGCCTGGCTCGCCACCAGCACGGCCGACTACGCCGACGACCTCGAGGCGGCGGGACTGAGCCGGGCCGCGGCCGAGAGGAAAGCGGGAGAGTCGACCGCGCGCGAGTTCCCGCACGGCGTGCCCGCACCGGGCCAGCACGTCTACGCGGTCACGGTTTCCGGTGAGCACGTCGGCGTGCTCTGGCTGGCCGCCGGAGCGGCCGACGACCCCGCCAACTGGTGGATCCTCGACATCCTGATCTTCGACGCGTTCAGGGGCCGCGGCCACGGCCGCCGGGCGATGCTGCTCGCCGAGACCGAAGCCGCCCGGCTGGGCGCCGCCAAACTCACCCTCAACGTCTTCGCCCGCAACACGGCAGCCAGGGCCCTCTACGCATCCCTGGCCTACGAGCCCACCAAGATCTACCTGGAAAAGACCCTCCCCTCCCGCGAACTGTGAGTTAAGCCCCGGAAATCCGGGATTTGTGGGGCTTAGCTCACGGTTCGCGGATGGGCGGTTAAGGAGGGGAGCGCTGCACGTGGGGTGAGGCCGGTGAAACGGGCCGCACCGCCAGCCGCCGGGCCCTCTCAGGCGGGCTGCACTAGAATCGTGCCCGATGACACGTATCTATGATTGCTCGGTCGACGCAGAACTCGCGACCGGCATGCGACTGGCACGCTCGGCGATCGGCCGCGGCGCGCTCGTTGTCATCCCCACCGACACCGTCTACGGCATCGCCGCGGACGCCTTCAACCCCGAGGCCGTGCAACGGCTGCTGGATGCCAAGGGCCGCGACCGCCAGTCGCCGCCGCCGGTGCTCATCCCGGGCATCCCCACCCTCGACGCCCTCGCCACGGATGTGCCCGAGCCCGTGCGCGCGCTCGTGGCGGAGTTCTGGCCCGGCGGCCTCACCGTTGTGCTGAACGCCCAGCCCTCGCTGGTCTGGGACCTCGGCGAAACCCAGGGGACCGTGGCGCTGCGGATGCCGCGCAACCGGGTGGCCCTCGACCTCCTGGCCGAGACCGGCCCGCTGGCCGTCTCGAGCGCCAACATCAGCGGCCTTCCGGCGGCCATCGACGTGATCGGCGCCGAGGACATGCTCGGCGAGAGCGTCGCCGTCTACCTCGACGGGGGAGTGGCCGGACTCGACTACGACGCCATCGGCGACCGGCCCGGCGACACCTCGTCCACCATCATCGACGCCACCGGCTTCGCCGACAACGGCGGCAAGCTCGCGATCGTGCGGAACGGCGTGATCTCCCGAGCCGCCATCGAAGCCGTGATCGGCGACGCGCTCGCCCCGGTGGCCGAGTAATGACTCTCTTCATCCTCCTGGCGCTGGTGTCGGCCGTCGTCACGTTCCTCATGTCGATCGTGGTGCTCAAGCTCACCCACAAGTACCGGCTGTACCCCAAGATCCGCGAACGCGATGTGCACACCCGGCCCACACCCCGGCTCGGCGGCATCGCGATGTTCCTGGGCATCCTGGTGGCCTTCGGGGTGTCCTACCTGGTGGCGTCGCAGTTCGCGCCGTTGCGGCTGATCTTCGCCGACCCGCACCAGATCATGGCCATCCTCGGCGCCGCACTGCTGATCGTGCTGCTCGGCGTGGCCGACGACATCTGGGACCTCGACTGGATGACCAAGCTGCTCGGCCAGTTCATCGCCGCCGGGCTGGTGGCCTGGCAGGGCGTGCAGGTGTTCTCCTTGCCCATCGGCGGCCTCACCGTCGGCTCGTCCTGGATGTCGATCGTGATCACCGTGATGGCGATCGTGATCGTGATGAACATGATCAACTTCATCGACGGACTCGACGGCCTTGTGGCCGGTGTGGCGCTCATCGCCAACGGTGTCTTCTTCATCTACAGCTATCTGTTGGTGCGCGATACCTCTCCCACCAACTACTTCAACCTCGCTTCCCTCATCGCGGCCCTCCTGATCGGCGCCTGCGTGGGGTTCCTGCCCCTGAACTGGCACCCCGCCAAGATGTTCATGGGAGACGCCGGAGCCCTGCTCGTGGGCCTGCTGATGGCCACCTCGGCGATCGCGATCACCGGCCAGGTCGACCCCACCTCGATGAACCGCGCGCAGCTGTTCCCGGCGTTCATTCCGCTGATCCTGCCGGTGGCGATCCTCATCATCCCGCTTCTCGACTTCGGCCTAGCCGTGTTCCGGCGGGTGCGGGCCGGTAAATCCCCGTTCAGCGCCGACCGCAAACACCTGCACCACCGACTGCTCGACATGGGCCACTCACACCTGCACGCCGTGCTGATCTTCTACGGCTGGACCGCCGCGGCATCCGTGGGGTGCCTGCTCTACTACGTGCTGCCGGTGTTCTTCGGATTGCCCACCTGGTGGGCCACCGTCTTCCTGGTGAGCGCCCTGGTGATCTGTACCGTGGTGACCCTCGCGCCGCTCAGCCGTCGCAAGGCCATCGAAGCGGCCAGCCAGCTCGCGCCGGTGACCGATGCGATCGGCATCCCGACCATTGCCCGGCTTGACCCCCTCGACGAGGCGTCTGACAACGCCAAGGAGCACGTATGAGCACCACACCCAGCACCCAGCCCACCTCGATCCCGGTCTTCCGCCAGGTGCTCGTCTACGGCGGTGTGCTGGCCCTCGCGATCGCCGTGATCGGCATGGTCGTCGGCGGGCTCACCGTGGGCGGTGTGGGCGTGCTGAGCGCCCTGATCGGCACCCTGATGGCCGTCGTGTTCATGGGGATCACCGCGGCCAGCATTCTGTTGGCGAATCGTTACGCGGGCCGGGAGTCCGCCATCGGTGCCTTCTTCGGCATCGTGATGGGCGGCTGGCTACTCAAGTTCGTGGTCTTCCTGGTGCTGTTGATCCTGCTCAAAGACCAGCCGTGGATCAACCCGCTGGTGCTGTTCCTGAGCATCATCGCCGGTGTCCTCGGTTCCCTCGTCGTCGACGCGATCGTGCTCTTCAAGAGTCGGATGCCCTACGCCAGCGACGTCGTGCTGCCGCCCGCGCCGCACGATGACTGAGGCTGACCTAACTCGCGACTCGCCGCACGGGCCAATCAGGCACTGATCCGGGCTCACCCGATTCGTAAGCTGGGCTCGTTTATTGCTAGGGTTATGAGCGATTCACCCCGGTCCGACGTTGCCCATGCTGGCGCGAGGGCCGGCATCTATATTCGTCGTTGCGAGAGCAGAGCTCCACGCCCCGAACCAGGAGAAAGCGCTGCTAGAAACCGCCGTAAACCTGCTCGTTCCGTTCGCGTCCGACGACGGTGAATTCCACGGTCCGACGATCAACGAGTTCTTCCCGCCCGCGATCTTCTTCCCGGACACCCCGTTCGAGATGAACCGCAT
It encodes the following:
- the prmC gene encoding peptide chain release factor N(5)-glutamine methyltransferase: MTAPSNAPAQPSPNPTTVTRLRELATATLGQSGIADPEVDADLLIGFVLGQSRGQVQASAILGTALGDADATSILALVERRARREPLQHITGRAPFRVLELNVGPGVFVPRPETEGVAQLAIDALRSMADPEPIGVDLGTGSGAIALALATEVPHARVFACENSTDAFPWTSRNFAEVAAPNARLVFADLAEAFPELDGTVSVVVSNPPYIPADAIPRDPEVRLFDPAHALYGGPDGLDVVRLVSQTGLRLLRAGGVLIIEHGELQGAEIRALLDADGWRATATHRDLTTRDRTTTALRP
- a CDS encoding isopenicillin N synthase family oxygenase; protein product: MTTSADAPTAALSLPILDLSRLDAGPEEAAAFRAELREVTHEYGFFYLTGHGVPAELIERVMTTSRAFFNLPEDDKMAIENLKSPHFRGYTRVGGELTQGKVDWREQIDIGAERPALDLTADDADYLRLEGPNQWPENLPALEEVMTQWRDELNDVALRLMQAWALSLGAPQDVFDAAFAEKPSTLIKIVRYPGKSDPTPKQGVGAHKDSGVLTLLFVEPGKGGLQVEKDGQWIDAPPLDGAFVVNIGELLEVATDGYLKATVHRVISPLIGTDRISIPFFYSPALDATIPVLTLPEELHAPGITVDPENPIFTTYGENVLKSRLRAHPDVAAIHHPDLVK
- the epsC gene encoding serine O-acetyltransferase EpsC; its protein translation is MGVFARVREDIAMAQRHDPAAHSKAEVVLGYSGVHAVWAYRITHRLWLGGYRLPARLLSQFARFLTGVEIHPGASIGRRLFIDHGMGVVIGETAVVGDDVMLYHGVTLGGKSRHGVVAGARRHPLLHDGVTVGAGAKILGPITLGEWCTVGANAVVTKDAPARSILLGIPARVQPGTAEEIKAARCLLKSDA
- a CDS encoding L-threonylcarbamoyladenylate synthase → MTRIYDCSVDAELATGMRLARSAIGRGALVVIPTDTVYGIAADAFNPEAVQRLLDAKGRDRQSPPPVLIPGIPTLDALATDVPEPVRALVAEFWPGGLTVVLNAQPSLVWDLGETQGTVALRMPRNRVALDLLAETGPLAVSSANISGLPAAIDVIGAEDMLGESVAVYLDGGVAGLDYDAIGDRPGDTSSTIIDATGFADNGGKLAIVRNGVISRAAIEAVIGDALAPVAE
- a CDS encoding GNAT family N-acetyltransferase, which produces MTASGPPGVGAAATAGLRQLTPEELAAWLATSTADYADDLEAAGLSRAAAERKAGESTAREFPHGVPAPGQHVYAVTVSGEHVGVLWLAAGAADDPANWWILDILIFDAFRGRGHGRRAMLLAETEAARLGAAKLTLNVFARNTAARALYASLAYEPTKIYLEKTLPSREL
- a CDS encoding MraY family glycosyltransferase gives rise to the protein MTLFILLALVSAVVTFLMSIVVLKLTHKYRLYPKIRERDVHTRPTPRLGGIAMFLGILVAFGVSYLVASQFAPLRLIFADPHQIMAILGAALLIVLLGVADDIWDLDWMTKLLGQFIAAGLVAWQGVQVFSLPIGGLTVGSSWMSIVITVMAIVIVMNMINFIDGLDGLVAGVALIANGVFFIYSYLLVRDTSPTNYFNLASLIAALLIGACVGFLPLNWHPAKMFMGDAGALLVGLLMATSAIAITGQVDPTSMNRAQLFPAFIPLILPVAILIIPLLDFGLAVFRRVRAGKSPFSADRKHLHHRLLDMGHSHLHAVLIFYGWTAAASVGCLLYYVLPVFFGLPTWWATVFLVSALVICTVVTLAPLSRRKAIEAASQLAPVTDAIGIPTIARLDPLDEASDNAKEHV
- the cysK gene encoding cysteine synthase A encodes the protein MSARIYSDITKTVGGTPLVKLNRLTGDSTATVLAKLEFYNPSSSVKDRIGIAIVDAAEASGELLPGGTIVEGTSGNTGIALALVGAARGYKVILAMPETMSKERKILLRAYGAELVLTPGAAGMRGAVEKAQEIVAETPGAIWARQFDNPANPAIHKATTGVEIWDDTDGAVDLLVAGIGTGGTITGAGQLLKERKPSVRVIGVEPKDSPILNGGAPGPHKIQGIGANFVPSVLDTHVYDEVTDVTLADSVATARALGTQEGILAGISGGAAVWAALEQAKLPENAGKTIVVIVPGFGERYISTVLYEDLVD